A genomic region of Rhodanobacter sp. contains the following coding sequences:
- a CDS encoding riboflavin synthase, whose amino-acid sequence MFTGIIQTVGRIARLEPRGGDLRLHVDTADLDLADVQLGDSIAVSGVCLTAVALQARGFAADVSNETLSLTTLGGLKAGDPVNLEKALRLADRLGGHLVSGHVDGLGKVVSVAPDGRSQRWTFEVPAGLARYIAAKGSVCIDGTSLTVNEVAGQRFGVNLIPHTVECTTFHAKRAGDAVNIEVDVIARYVERLIGGGEASGIDVDFLKQHGFA is encoded by the coding sequence ATGTTCACCGGCATCATCCAGACCGTGGGCCGCATCGCGCGGCTGGAACCGCGCGGCGGTGACCTGCGCCTGCATGTCGACACCGCCGATCTCGACCTTGCCGACGTGCAGCTCGGCGATTCCATCGCCGTGTCCGGTGTGTGCCTCACCGCGGTGGCGCTGCAGGCGCGCGGCTTCGCGGCCGACGTCTCCAACGAGACGCTGTCGCTCACCACCCTGGGCGGCCTCAAGGCCGGCGACCCGGTGAACCTGGAGAAGGCGCTGCGCCTGGCCGACCGCCTGGGCGGGCACCTGGTGTCCGGCCACGTCGACGGCCTCGGCAAGGTGGTGTCGGTGGCGCCCGACGGCCGTTCGCAACGCTGGACCTTCGAGGTGCCCGCGGGCCTTGCCCGCTACATCGCCGCCAAAGGCTCGGTGTGCATCGACGGCACCAGCCTCACCGTCAACGAAGTCGCCGGCCAGCGCTTCGGCGTCAACCTGATCCCGCACACCGTCGAGTGCACCACCTTCCACGCGAAGCGCGCGGGCGACGCGGTGAACATCGAGGTGGACGTGATCGCGCGCTACGTCGAGCGGCTGATCGGCGGCGGCGAGGCGTCCGGCATCGACGTCGACTTCCTCAAGCAGCACGGCTTTGCCTGA
- the nrdR gene encoding transcriptional regulator NrdR, giving the protein MHCPFCQHEDTRVIDSRLAEDGATVRRRRECPQCGERFNTFETAELKLPAIVKSGERREAFDERKLRISFERALQKRPVASHDVDGAVREIVNDLRRSGEREVPSRQLGELVMRELKKLDQVAYVRFASVYRKFEDVQAFLEEIARLEHDLPELEKLQLSLLASERSEPRRSRKS; this is encoded by the coding sequence ATGCACTGTCCCTTCTGCCAGCACGAAGACACCCGCGTGATCGACTCGCGGCTCGCCGAAGACGGCGCCACCGTGCGCCGCCGCCGCGAGTGCCCGCAATGCGGCGAGCGCTTCAACACCTTCGAGACGGCGGAGCTCAAGCTGCCGGCCATCGTGAAGAGCGGCGAGCGGCGCGAGGCCTTCGACGAACGCAAGCTGCGCATCAGCTTCGAGCGTGCGTTGCAGAAGCGCCCGGTGGCCAGCCACGACGTGGACGGCGCGGTGCGCGAGATCGTCAACGACCTGCGCCGCAGCGGCGAGCGCGAGGTGCCCTCGCGCCAGTTGGGCGAACTGGTGATGCGCGAGCTGAAGAAGCTCGACCAGGTGGCCTACGTGCGCTTCGCCTCGGTCTACCGCAAGTTCGAGGACGTGCAGGCCTTCCTCGAGGAAATCGCGCGGTTGGAACACGACCTGCCCGAGCTGGAGAAGCTGCAACTCTCGCTGCTGGCCAGCGAACGCTCCGAGCCGCGCCGCAGCCGCAAGAGCTGA
- a CDS encoding sulfite exporter TauE/SafE family protein, which produces MPAAWSLPLLIFVSFAAGVQNALAGGGSFMTFPALLFAGLDPRAANIASTIALFPGQVTTGLAGRKQVSGAEGLSFRTLFWISLVGGAAGAVLLLVTPVSVFTRLVPFLVLFATVVFAWGSFFRKPRKEGEPPALGRKAALLAQAGIAVYGGYFGAGIGILMLAALTAAGLAVRVAGATKNVLASVMNAAAVVIFLIQAHTLPWLLIACVAVPAIVGGQIGAFLLRRVNEKVLRVVVVCIGVALTVGLFVKQ; this is translated from the coding sequence ATGCCCGCCGCCTGGTCGCTGCCCCTGCTTATCTTCGTCTCGTTCGCCGCCGGCGTGCAGAACGCGCTGGCGGGCGGGGGCTCGTTCATGACGTTCCCGGCGCTGCTGTTTGCCGGCCTCGACCCGCGCGCGGCGAACATCGCCTCGACCATTGCGCTGTTTCCTGGGCAGGTGACCACCGGGCTGGCGGGGCGCAAGCAGGTTTCCGGGGCCGAAGGCCTGTCGTTCCGCACGCTGTTCTGGATCAGCCTGGTCGGCGGCGCAGCCGGTGCGGTGCTGCTGCTGGTGACGCCGGTCAGCGTGTTCACCCGGCTGGTGCCGTTTCTGGTGCTGTTCGCCACCGTGGTGTTCGCCTGGGGCAGCTTTTTCCGCAAGCCGCGCAAGGAGGGCGAGCCGCCCGCGCTGGGACGCAAGGCGGCGCTGCTGGCGCAGGCCGGCATTGCCGTCTACGGCGGCTACTTCGGCGCCGGCATCGGCATCCTGATGCTGGCGGCGCTGACCGCGGCGGGGCTGGCGGTGCGCGTGGCCGGCGCCACCAAGAACGTGCTGGCGTCGGTGATGAACGCGGCCGCGGTGGTGATCTTCCTGATCCAGGCGCACACCCTGCCGTGGCTGCTGATCGCCTGCGTGGCGGTGCCGGCCATCGTCGGCGGCCAGATCGGCGCCTTCCTGCTGCGCCGGGTCAACGAAAAGGTGCTGCGGGTGGTCGTGGTGTGCATCGGCGTGGCGCTGACCGTCGGCCTGTTCGTGAAGCAGTAG
- a CDS encoding serine hydroxymethyltransferase — protein sequence MFPKDCTIAGYDPELAQAIADEGRRQEDHVELIASENYASPRVMEAQGSKLTNKYAEGYPGKRYYGGCEYVDVAEKLAIDRVKQLFGADYANVQPHSGSQANQAVYFALLQPGDTILGMSLAHGGHLTHGAKVNASGKLFNAVQYGVDANGIVDMDEVERLAVEHKPKMIVAGFSAYSQVLDWARFRAIADQVGAYLFVDMAHVAGLVAAGVYPSPLPHAHVVTSTTHKTLRGPRGGIIVASNQGMGEAAEEIAKKLQSIVFPGIQGGPLMHVIAAKAVAFKEALEPAFKDYQAQVVKNAKAMAKTIIARGYKIVSGGTENHLMLIDMIGKGVTGKDAEAALGKAHITVNKNAVPNDPQKPFVTSGLRVGTPAVTTRGYLEADCVDLANWICDVLDAPADEAVIAAVRAKVEAQCKKYPVYG from the coding sequence ATGTTCCCGAAGGACTGCACCATCGCCGGCTACGACCCCGAACTGGCCCAGGCCATCGCCGATGAGGGCCGCCGCCAGGAGGACCACGTCGAGCTGATCGCCTCGGAGAACTACGCCAGCCCGCGCGTGATGGAGGCCCAGGGCTCCAAGCTCACCAACAAGTACGCCGAGGGTTATCCGGGCAAGCGCTACTACGGCGGCTGCGAATACGTGGACGTGGCCGAGAAGCTGGCCATCGACCGCGTGAAGCAGCTGTTCGGCGCCGACTATGCCAACGTGCAGCCGCACTCCGGCTCGCAGGCCAACCAGGCGGTGTACTTCGCCCTGCTGCAGCCGGGCGACACCATCCTGGGCATGAGCCTGGCCCACGGCGGCCACCTCACCCACGGCGCCAAGGTCAACGCTTCCGGCAAGCTGTTCAACGCCGTGCAGTACGGCGTGGACGCCAACGGCATCGTCGACATGGACGAGGTCGAGCGCCTCGCCGTCGAGCACAAGCCGAAGATGATCGTGGCCGGCTTCAGCGCCTACTCGCAGGTGCTGGACTGGGCGCGCTTCCGCGCCATCGCCGACCAGGTCGGCGCCTACCTGTTCGTGGACATGGCCCACGTCGCCGGCCTGGTCGCCGCGGGCGTCTACCCCAGCCCGCTGCCGCATGCGCACGTGGTCACTTCCACCACCCACAAGACCCTGCGCGGCCCGCGCGGCGGCATCATCGTCGCCAGCAACCAGGGCATGGGCGAGGCGGCCGAGGAGATCGCCAAGAAGCTGCAGTCCATCGTCTTCCCCGGTATCCAGGGCGGCCCGCTGATGCACGTGATCGCGGCCAAGGCGGTGGCCTTCAAGGAAGCGCTGGAGCCGGCCTTCAAGGACTACCAGGCGCAGGTGGTGAAGAATGCGAAGGCGATGGCCAAGACCATCATCGCGCGCGGCTACAAGATCGTCTCCGGCGGCACCGAGAACCACCTGATGCTGATCGACATGATCGGCAAGGGCGTCACCGGCAAGGACGCGGAAGCGGCGCTTGGCAAGGCGCACATCACGGTCAACAAGAACGCCGTGCCGAACGACCCGCAGAAGCCCTTCGTCACCTCCGGCCTGCGCGTCGGCACGCCCGCCGTCACCACCCGTGGTTACCTCGAGGCCGACTGCGTGGACCTGGCCAACTGGATCTGCGACGTGCTCGACGCGCCGGCCGACGAAGCGGTGATCGCCGCCGTGCGCGCCAAGGTCGAGGCGCAGTGCAAGAAGTACCCGGTGTACGGTTGA
- the ribD gene encoding bifunctional diaminohydroxyphosphoribosylaminopyrimidine deaminase/5-amino-6-(5-phosphoribosylamino)uracil reductase RibD — protein MNFTAADHRHMAHALRLAELGLYTTQPNPRVGCVIAHGDDVVGSGWHRRAGEPHAEVHALRAAGERARGATAYVTLEPCAHHGRTPPCADALVAAGVTRVVVAAEDPFPQVAGRGIEKLRTAGIAVDTGLLRDEARELNIGFFSRIERGRPFMRVKLAMSLDGRTALANGESKWITGEAARADVQRWRARSSAILTGSGTVLADDPHLTVRLPDGEAFVPPLRVVLDRRLRTPAGRHVLDGAAPTLLLHAADASCGDDRFVHAERAATAVQGDALDLRAVLALLARRGCNEVHVEAGPTLCGALFAAGLVDELLLYVAPVLLGDAARPLLALPPLADMAARWKLRLVDQRMLGQDLRLRFRPLP, from the coding sequence ATGAACTTCACCGCTGCCGACCACCGACACATGGCGCACGCGCTGCGCCTTGCCGAGCTCGGCCTGTACACCACCCAGCCCAACCCGCGCGTGGGCTGCGTGATCGCACATGGCGATGACGTGGTCGGCAGCGGCTGGCACCGGCGCGCGGGCGAGCCGCATGCGGAGGTGCATGCGCTGCGCGCGGCCGGCGAACGTGCGCGCGGCGCCACCGCCTACGTGACGCTGGAACCCTGCGCGCACCACGGCCGCACGCCGCCCTGCGCCGATGCGCTGGTCGCCGCCGGCGTGACGCGCGTGGTGGTGGCGGCGGAAGACCCGTTCCCGCAGGTGGCCGGTCGCGGCATCGAAAAACTGCGCACCGCCGGCATCGCCGTGGACACCGGCCTGCTGCGCGACGAGGCGCGCGAGTTGAACATCGGTTTCTTCAGCCGCATCGAGCGCGGTCGTCCGTTCATGCGCGTGAAGCTGGCGATGAGCCTGGATGGCCGCACCGCGCTGGCCAACGGCGAATCGAAGTGGATCACCGGCGAAGCCGCACGTGCCGACGTGCAGCGCTGGCGCGCGCGCAGCAGCGCCATCCTCACCGGCAGCGGCACCGTGCTGGCGGACGACCCGCACCTCACCGTGCGGCTGCCGGATGGCGAAGCCTTTGTGCCGCCGCTGCGCGTGGTGCTCGATCGCCGGCTGCGCACGCCGGCCGGCCGTCACGTGCTGGATGGCGCCGCGCCCACACTCCTGCTGCATGCGGCCGATGCTTCGTGCGGCGACGACCGCTTCGTCCATGCCGAACGTGCCGCCACGGCGGTGCAAGGCGATGCGCTCGACCTGCGCGCCGTGCTGGCCCTGCTGGCGCGGCGCGGCTGCAACGAGGTGCATGTCGAGGCCGGACCGACCCTGTGCGGCGCCCTGTTCGCGGCGGGGCTCGTGGACGAGCTTCTGTTGTATGTGGCACCGGTGCTGCTGGGTGATGCAGCGCGACCATTGCTCGCGCTGCCGCCGCTCGCCGACATGGCCGCTCGCTGGAAGCTGCGCCTGGTCGACCAGCGCATGCTGGGCCAGGATCTTCGTCTGCGGTTTCGCCCGTTGCCTTGA
- the glnK_2 gene encoding P-II family nitrogen regulator — translation MQWITAIIKPFKLDEVREALAEAGVHGMTVTEVKGFGRQHGHTELYRGAEYVVDFLPKIKIELAVTDEQLDRVIEAIAGAARTGKVGDGKIFVHPLQQAIRIRTQEVDDDAL, via the coding sequence ATGCAGTGGATCACCGCCATCATCAAACCATTCAAGCTCGACGAGGTACGCGAAGCGCTGGCCGAGGCCGGCGTGCACGGCATGACCGTCACCGAGGTCAAGGGCTTCGGCCGCCAGCACGGCCATACCGAGCTGTACCGCGGCGCGGAATACGTCGTGGACTTCCTGCCCAAGATCAAGATCGAGCTGGCCGTGACCGACGAGCAGCTCGACCGCGTGATCGAGGCCATCGCCGGCGCCGCGCGCACCGGCAAGGTGGGCGACGGCAAGATCTTCGTCCATCCGCTGCAACAGGCCATCCGCATCCGCACGCAGGAGGTGGACGATGACGCGCTTTGA
- the ettA gene encoding energy-dependent translational throttle protein EttA has product MQYIYTMNGVSKIVPPKRQIIKDISLSFFPGAKIGLLGVNGAGKSTVLKIMAGVDKDFQGEARAQPGTKVGYLAQEPDLNPEKTVREVVEEGVSVILDAQKRLEEVYAAYAEEGADFDALAKEQEQLEGILAANDAHALERQLEVAADALRLPPWDAKVGPLSGGEKRRVALCRLLLSKPDMLLLDEPTNHLDAESVDWLEQFLHDYPGTVVAVTHDRYFLDNAAEWILELDRGRGIPWKGNYTEWLEQKDARLKQEANQEKSRQKAIEKELEWVRSAAKGRQSKGKARLARFEELNSVDYQRRNETNEIFIPPGERLGQEVIEFKNVTKSFGDRVLIEDLSFKVPPGAIIGVIGPNGAGKSTLMKMIMGKEQPDSGEVKLGHTTKLAYVDQSRDALDPKNNVWQEVSGGSDILTIGNFEIQSRAYIGRFNFKGTDQQKIVGSLSGGERGRLHMAKTLLQGGNVLLLDEPSNDLDVETLRALEDALLEFPGSAIVISHDRWFLDRIATHIIAFEGDSHVEFFPGNYNEYEADKKRRLGDEAARPHRVKYKKLA; this is encoded by the coding sequence ATGCAATACATCTACACCATGAACGGGGTCAGCAAGATCGTTCCCCCGAAGCGCCAGATCATCAAGGACATCTCGCTGAGCTTCTTCCCCGGCGCCAAGATCGGCCTGCTCGGTGTCAATGGCGCGGGCAAGTCCACCGTGCTGAAGATCATGGCCGGCGTGGACAAGGACTTTCAGGGCGAGGCGCGCGCACAACCCGGCACCAAGGTCGGCTACCTGGCGCAGGAGCCGGACCTGAACCCGGAAAAGACCGTGCGCGAAGTGGTCGAGGAAGGCGTGTCGGTGATCCTCGACGCGCAGAAGCGGCTGGAGGAGGTCTATGCCGCCTACGCCGAGGAAGGCGCCGACTTCGACGCGCTGGCCAAGGAGCAGGAACAACTGGAAGGCATCCTGGCCGCGAACGACGCCCACGCGCTGGAACGCCAGCTCGAAGTGGCCGCCGACGCGCTGCGCCTGCCGCCGTGGGACGCCAAGGTCGGCCCGCTGTCCGGCGGCGAGAAGCGCCGCGTGGCGCTGTGCCGCCTGCTGCTGTCCAAGCCGGACATGCTGCTGCTGGACGAGCCCACCAACCATCTCGACGCCGAGTCCGTCGACTGGCTGGAGCAGTTCCTGCACGACTACCCCGGCACCGTGGTGGCGGTCACCCATGACCGCTACTTCCTCGACAACGCCGCCGAGTGGATCCTCGAACTCGACCGCGGCCGCGGCATCCCGTGGAAGGGCAACTACACCGAGTGGCTGGAGCAGAAGGACGCGCGCCTGAAGCAGGAAGCCAACCAGGAGAAGTCGCGCCAGAAGGCGATCGAGAAGGAACTGGAATGGGTGCGTTCGGCCGCCAAGGGCCGCCAGTCCAAGGGCAAGGCGCGCCTGGCCCGCTTCGAGGAACTGAACTCGGTCGACTACCAGCGCCGCAACGAGACCAACGAGATCTTCATCCCGCCGGGCGAGCGCCTGGGCCAGGAAGTGATCGAGTTCAAGAACGTCACCAAGTCGTTCGGCGACCGCGTGCTGATCGAAGACCTCTCGTTCAAGGTGCCGCCGGGCGCAATCATCGGCGTGATCGGCCCCAACGGCGCCGGCAAATCCACCCTGATGAAGATGATCATGGGCAAGGAGCAGCCCGACTCCGGCGAAGTGAAGCTGGGCCACACCACCAAGCTGGCCTACGTCGACCAGTCGCGCGACGCGCTCGACCCGAAGAACAACGTGTGGCAGGAAGTCTCCGGCGGTTCGGACATCCTCACCATCGGCAACTTCGAGATCCAGTCGCGCGCCTACATCGGCCGCTTCAACTTCAAGGGCACCGATCAGCAGAAGATCGTCGGCAGCCTGTCCGGCGGCGAACGCGGTCGCCTGCACATGGCCAAGACCCTGCTGCAGGGCGGCAACGTGCTGCTGCTCGACGAACCGTCCAACGACCTCGACGTGGAAACCCTGCGCGCGCTGGAAGACGCCCTGCTGGAATTCCCAGGCAGCGCGATCGTGATCTCGCATGACCGCTGGTTCCTCGACCGCATCGCCACGCACATCATCGCGTTCGAGGGCGACTCGCACGTGGAGTTCTTCCCCGGCAACTACAACGAGTACGAGGCGGACAAGAAGCGCCGCCTGGGCGACGAGGCGGCCAGGCCGCACCGGGTGAAATACAAGAAACTGGCTTAA
- the pyrF gene encoding orotidine-5'-phosphate decarboxylase, producing MHFMQSLQHAWTGHDSLVCVGLDPEPAKFPAHLKGRPDAVFEFCRDIVDATADLVCAFKPQIAHFAALRAEDALERLIAHIHDKHPDVPVILDAKRGDIGSTAQHYASEAFERYRADAVTLNPYLGRDSIAPFLERADKGVILLCRTSNPGGADFQALDCGGAPLYLRVAETIARDWNAHGNCALVTGATWPEELGKVRAVVGDMPLLVPGIGAQGGDVAAVLQHGLTAAGTGLMISSSRAILYAGHGEDFAQAARAATRELRDTINRHRR from the coding sequence ATGCACTTCATGCAATCCCTGCAGCACGCATGGACTGGGCATGACTCCCTCGTCTGCGTCGGCCTCGACCCCGAACCCGCAAAATTCCCGGCGCACCTCAAGGGCCGCCCCGACGCGGTATTCGAGTTCTGCCGCGACATCGTCGACGCCACCGCCGATCTCGTGTGCGCGTTCAAGCCGCAGATCGCGCACTTCGCCGCGCTGCGCGCCGAGGACGCGCTGGAGCGCCTGATCGCGCACATCCACGACAAGCACCCCGACGTGCCGGTGATCCTCGACGCCAAGCGCGGCGACATCGGCAGCACCGCGCAGCACTACGCCAGCGAAGCGTTCGAGCGCTACCGGGCGGACGCGGTGACGCTGAATCCCTACCTCGGCCGCGACTCCATCGCGCCGTTCCTCGAGCGCGCCGACAAGGGCGTGATCCTGCTCTGCCGCACCTCCAACCCCGGCGGTGCGGATTTCCAGGCGCTGGACTGCGGCGGTGCCCCGCTCTACCTGCGCGTGGCCGAAACCATCGCACGCGACTGGAACGCGCACGGCAACTGCGCCCTGGTCACCGGCGCCACCTGGCCGGAAGAACTCGGCAAGGTGCGCGCCGTGGTCGGCGACATGCCGCTGCTGGTGCCCGGCATCGGCGCGCAGGGCGGCGACGTGGCAGCTGTGCTTCAGCATGGCCTCACCGCCGCCGGCACCGGCCTGATGATCTCGTCCTCGCGTGCCATCCTCTACGCCGGCCACGGCGAGGATTTCGCGCAGGCGGCGCGCGCCGCGACGCGGGAACTGCGCGACACCATCAACCGGCACCGCCGCTGA
- a CDS encoding valine--tRNA ligase: MEKSFEPAQIESTWYARWEASGAFKPSGQGEPYCILLPPPNVTGTLHMGHAFQQTVMDMLVRHQRMHGMNVLWQVGTDHAGIATQKIVENQLAAQGQTRHDLGREPFVERVWQWKEQSGSTITNQMRRLGTAADWSRERFTMDEGLSAAVRKVFVEWYRAGLIYRGNRLVNWDPVLGTAVSDLEVNNVERDGHMWSIRYPVSGSDESLVVATTRPETMLGDVAVAVHPEDERYAHLVGRTLKLPLSNREIPVIADDYVDREFGTGCVKITPAHDFNDYAIGQRHRLAPITIFTLDAKVSDNAPEAYRGLDRYDARKRVLADLEAAGLLVETKPHKLQVPVSQRSDAVIEPMLTDQWFVDLTSDVQTDGRPGGRKAITEPALDAVRSGEIKFVPENWSTTYTQWLDNIQDWCISRQLWWGHRIPAWYDEQGNIFVGEDEADARAHATVAPAGALKQDEDVLDTWFSSALWPFSTLGWPANGPVQNERGEIVADWQADRIFLPSAVLVTGFDIIFFWVARMVMATKYFTGQVPFREVYINAIVRDAEGQKMSKSKGNTLDPLDLIDGIALEPLVEKSTKSLLIPQVREKVEKRIRKDYPDGIKAIGTDALRFTFAALASYSRTINFDLKRAEGYKAFCNKLWNAARFVLMNLPEGRIAAPAGAPATEAERWILTRLGQTLAEVEQHFASYRFDHLAQALYEFVWNEYCDWFLELAKPALNGDDAQAAASTRHTLLVVLEAVLRALHPVIPFITEEIYQNVAPRLGLDEASVYARRYPQATDFPADDAASAEIEWFKAVLSGIRKIRSEMNIAPGKTIPLLLADGEAADRARAAKFAAQIAFLARTETPQWIEPGAAEPAAAAAVVGSLRVLIPLAGLIDLGAEQARLAKEIARVAGEIKKCEGKLGNANFVANAPAEVVAQERQRIVDWNTQLAAMREQAEKLKG; the protein is encoded by the coding sequence ATGGAAAAGAGTTTCGAACCCGCCCAGATCGAGTCGACGTGGTATGCCCGCTGGGAGGCCAGCGGCGCGTTCAAGCCGTCCGGCCAGGGCGAGCCCTACTGCATCCTGCTGCCGCCGCCCAACGTCACCGGCACCCTGCACATGGGCCATGCGTTCCAGCAGACCGTGATGGACATGCTGGTGCGCCATCAGCGCATGCACGGCATGAACGTGCTGTGGCAGGTAGGCACCGACCACGCCGGCATCGCCACACAGAAAATCGTGGAGAACCAGCTCGCCGCGCAGGGCCAGACGCGCCACGACCTCGGCCGCGAGCCGTTCGTCGAGCGCGTGTGGCAGTGGAAGGAGCAATCCGGCTCCACCATCACGAACCAGATGCGCCGCCTCGGCACCGCCGCCGACTGGTCGCGCGAACGCTTCACCATGGACGAAGGCCTCTCCGCCGCCGTGCGCAAGGTGTTCGTGGAGTGGTACCGCGCCGGCCTGATCTACCGTGGCAATCGTCTGGTGAACTGGGACCCGGTGCTGGGCACCGCCGTTTCCGATCTTGAGGTGAACAACGTCGAGCGCGACGGCCATATGTGGTCGATCCGCTATCCGGTGAGCGGCAGCGACGAGTCGCTGGTGGTCGCCACCACCCGCCCGGAAACCATGCTGGGCGACGTCGCCGTGGCCGTGCACCCCGAGGACGAGCGCTACGCGCACCTCGTCGGCAGGACGCTGAAGCTGCCGCTGTCGAACCGCGAGATTCCGGTAATTGCAGACGACTACGTGGACCGCGAGTTCGGCACCGGCTGCGTGAAGATCACTCCGGCGCACGATTTCAACGACTACGCCATCGGCCAACGCCACAGGCTCGCGCCGATCACCATCTTCACGCTCGACGCCAAGGTCAGCGACAACGCGCCGGAGGCCTATCGCGGCCTCGACCGCTACGACGCGCGCAAGCGCGTGCTGGCCGACCTCGAAGCCGCCGGCCTGCTGGTCGAAACCAAGCCGCACAAGCTGCAGGTGCCGGTGAGCCAGCGTTCGGACGCGGTGATCGAGCCGATGCTCACCGACCAGTGGTTCGTCGACCTCACCTCGGACGTCCAGACGGATGGCCGTCCGGGCGGCCGCAAGGCGATCACCGAACCGGCGCTGGATGCGGTGCGCTCCGGCGAAATCAAATTCGTGCCGGAGAACTGGAGCACTACCTATACGCAGTGGCTGGACAACATCCAGGACTGGTGCATCAGCCGCCAGCTGTGGTGGGGCCACCGCATCCCGGCGTGGTACGACGAGCAGGGCAACATCTTCGTGGGCGAAGACGAGGCCGATGCGCGCGCGCATGCCACCGTCGCGCCGGCAGGCGCGCTGAAACAAGACGAGGACGTGCTCGACACCTGGTTCAGCTCCGCGCTGTGGCCGTTCTCCACGCTGGGCTGGCCGGCCAACGGCCCGGTGCAGAACGAGCGCGGCGAAATCGTCGCAGACTGGCAGGCCGACAGGATCTTCCTGCCCAGCGCGGTGCTGGTGACCGGCTTCGACATCATCTTCTTCTGGGTCGCGCGCATGGTGATGGCGACCAAATACTTCACCGGCCAGGTGCCGTTCCGCGAGGTGTACATCAACGCCATCGTGCGCGACGCCGAAGGCCAGAAGATGTCCAAGTCCAAGGGCAACACGCTGGACCCGCTGGACCTGATCGACGGCATCGCGCTGGAGCCGCTGGTGGAGAAATCCACCAAGTCGCTGCTGATCCCGCAGGTGCGCGAGAAGGTGGAAAAGCGCATCCGCAAGGACTACCCCGACGGCATCAAGGCCATCGGCACCGACGCGCTGCGCTTCACCTTCGCCGCGCTGGCCAGCTACAGCCGCACCATCAACTTCGACCTCAAGCGCGCCGAGGGCTACAAGGCGTTCTGCAACAAGCTGTGGAACGCCGCACGCTTCGTGCTGATGAACCTGCCCGAAGGCCGCATCGCCGCGCCCGCGGGCGCACCGGCCACCGAGGCCGAGCGCTGGATCCTCACCCGCCTCGGGCAGACCCTGGCCGAGGTCGAACAGCACTTCGCCTCGTACCGCTTCGACCACCTGGCGCAGGCGCTGTACGAATTCGTGTGGAACGAGTACTGCGACTGGTTCCTGGAGCTCGCCAAGCCCGCGCTCAACGGCGATGACGCGCAAGCCGCCGCCTCCACGCGCCACACCCTGCTGGTGGTGCTGGAAGCGGTGCTGCGCGCGCTGCATCCGGTGATCCCGTTCATCACCGAGGAGATCTACCAGAACGTGGCACCGCGCCTCGGACTGGACGAGGCCAGCGTGTACGCGCGCCGCTATCCGCAGGCGACGGATTTCCCGGCCGACGACGCGGCCAGCGCCGAGATCGAGTGGTTCAAGGCGGTGCTTTCCGGCATCCGCAAGATCCGCTCGGAAATGAACATCGCGCCGGGCAAGACCATCCCGCTGCTGCTCGCCGATGGCGAGGCCGCGGATCGCGCACGGGCCGCGAAGTTCGCCGCGCAGATCGCCTTCCTCGCCCGCACCGAAACACCGCAATGGATCGAGCCGGGCGCGGCGGAACCCGCCGCCGCGGCCGCCGTGGTCGGCTCGCTGCGCGTGCTGATCCCGCTGGCCGGGCTGATCGACCTCGGCGCCGAGCAGGCCCGCCTCGCCAAGGAAATCGCCCGCGTCGCTGGCGAGATCAAGAAATGCGAAGGCAAGCTCGGCAACGCCAACTTCGTCGCCAACGCACCGGCCGAGGTAGTGGCGCAGGAGCGCCAGCGCATCGTGGACTGGAACACCCAGCTCGCGGCGATGCGCGAGCAGGCGGAAAAGCTGAAGGGCTGA